One genomic window of Acomys russatus chromosome 29, mAcoRus1.1, whole genome shotgun sequence includes the following:
- the Pex10 gene encoding peroxisome biogenesis factor 10, whose translation MALAGAPEVIRAAQKDEYYLGGLRSAAGGALHSLAGAKKWLEWRKEIELLSDIAYFGLTTIAGYQTLGEEYVGIVQVDPSQQRVPSRLRRGVLIALHAILPYLLDKALLPLEQELQADGDGTRASQGSLLLSGGRSRSGARRWVRDHAATLPEQQRRALQRAVFILRQGFACLHRLHVAWFYIHGAFYHLAKRLAGITYLRTRRLPGEDLRARTSYRLLGLVSLLHLALSVGLQLYSFRQKQRARKEWRLHRNLSHRRSSLEDRAVCRAPLCTLCLEERRHSTATPCGHLFCWECITEWCNTKTECPLCRDKFPPQKLVYLRHYR comes from the exons ATGGCGCTGGCAGGTGCACCAGAAGTGATCCGGGCGGCGCAGAAGGACGAGTACTACCTGGGAGGGCTGCGGAGCGCCGCGGGGGGAGCGCTGCACAGCCTAGCGG gtGCAAAGAAATGGCTGGAATGGAGGAAAGAGATCGAACTGCTCTCAGACATAGCCTACTTCGGCCTCACCACAATTGCAG GCTACCAGACACTTGGAGAGGAGTATGTGGGGATCGTGCAAGTGGACCCATCCCAACAACGTGTGCCCTCCAGGCTCCGCCGTGGAGTGCTGATTGCACTGCATGCCATCCTGCCCTACCTGCTGGACAAGGCCCTGCTGCCCCTGGAGCAGGAGCTACAAGCCGATGGCGATGGCACACGGGCCTCACAGGGAAGCCTGCTGCTGTCTGGGGGGCGCAGCCGGTCAGGGGCACGGCGCTGGGTGCGTGACCATGCAGCCACCCTGCCTGAGCAGCAGAGGAGGGCGCTGCAGCGGGCAGTCTTCATCCTTAGACAGGGCTTTGCCTGCCTGCACCGGCTCCACGTCGCTTGGTTTTACATTCACGGTGCCTTCTACCACCTGGCCAAGAGACTAGCCGGGATTACTTAC CTCCGGACCCGCCGCCTTCCTGGAGAGGACCTGAGGGCACGCACTAGCTACCGGCTGCTGGGGCTTGTCTCCCTGCTGCACCTGGCACTGTCCGTGGGGCTGCAACTGTACAGCTTCAGGCAGAAGCAGCGAGCCAGGAAAGAGTGGCGGCTGCACCGCAATCTGTCCCACCGAAG GAGCTCCCTGGAGGACAGAGCTGTCTGCAGAGCCCCACTGTGCACCCTCTGCTTGGAGGAACGCAGACACTCCACAGCTACACCGTGTGGCCACCTCTTCTGCTGGGAGTGTATCACAGAGTGGTGCAACACCAAG ACAGAGTGTCCCCTGTGCAGAGACAAGTTCCCACCCCAGAAGCTGGTCTACCTGAGGCACTACCGCTGA